The following nucleotide sequence is from Natronosalvus caseinilyticus.
GGACCGAGTTCTCGACGGGGGCGGACGTCGACGAGCCGGGTGAGGCGGATATCGACGTGCCGACGGGCGACGAGTCGGTCGAGGACGTCGAAGACGCCGAAGACGCCGAAGCGGAACCCGCACTCGACGAAGAAGAGAGTACCGAAGAGGCCGAGGAAGGCGACGAGATCGACGAGTCCGGCGGAGAAGAGGAATCCGAGGAAGCCGACGAAGACGATGGGGACGAAGAAGGCGACGACGAAGAGACCGACCTCGAGGACGTCGACCTCCAAAACCTCGTCGTCGAGACGATGACCGACCTCGACGACGGCGAGGGCGCGGATCGCTCGGCCGTGATCGACACCGTCACCGACGAGACCGGGGCAGACGAAGACGATGTCGAGGAGGCCATCGACGACGCCCTGATGGGCGGGGAGTGTTACGAACCCGGCGACGGCAAACTGAAGGCCATTTGAGCCAATGGCTCGCCTCGAGCCCGTGCCCGACGAACCGGCGGCCGTCGCGGAACTGGACGACGAGCGCGCGCTCGTGATCGCGGACTACCACGCCGGCTACGAGGTCGGACTGCGCTACGAGCGGGGCGTCGACGTCCCCAGTCGAGCGGACGAGCGTCGAACCCGGCTGCGGTCGCTGCTCGAGCGAACCGCCGCGAGTCGGCTGATCGTCCTCGGGGACCTGATGCACGCCATCGGCGACCCAGGCGGCGCGGAGCGTGGCGAACTCGAGGTGCTGTTCGAGTCGCTTCCCGACGGCGTCTCGGTGACGCTGGTCCGGGGCAACCACGACGGAGCCATCGAGGGATGGCTGGGGACAGGGTACGACGAACCTGGCGACCTCGAGAACGACAACGGCGACGGCAACGCTACCGTCGAGGGCGAGCTGGGCGGGACACCCCTTCAGATCACGGACGGCAGCGGCGTCCGGCTCGACGGCCTCGGCTGCTGTCACGGTCACACTTGGCCAGATCGATCGGTGCTCGAGGCCGACATCGTCTGCCTCGGCCACGAGCACCCCACCGTCCGACTCGAGGACGACGTCGGCGGCGCCCGCGTCGAGCGCGTCTGGCTTCGCG
It contains:
- a CDS encoding metallophosphoesterase, with translation MARLEPVPDEPAAVAELDDERALVIADYHAGYEVGLRYERGVDVPSRADERRTRLRSLLERTAASRLIVLGDLMHAIGDPGGAERGELEVLFESLPDGVSVTLVRGNHDGAIEGWLGTGYDEPGDLENDNGDGNATVEGELGGTPLQITDGSGVRLDGLGCCHGHTWPDRSVLEADIVCLGHEHPTVRLEDDVGGARVERVWLRGQLDPMPFRERDGEAYDGLPWLEGDADPPEVVVVPAFNDLAGGTWTNRENQSFLAPFLPEALASTESYLLDGTRLGPYRRV